The segment AAATATGTGTTCTGAAAACCAGCGTCATTGATATAGTTTCTTGAATCATAATTGATAGGCATCCTTAACAAGCCCAACATGATACCTGCAAGGTTAGAACCATTTTGTGGTGCAATCTGCGAACTATGAATATAGTTTGCTGTACCTCCTACTTTTACATTTTTGCTCAAATAAGTATCTAGTGTCAATCTAGCAGTTGTTCTATCAAATTCTGAATTAGGTATCATACCACTTTGTCTCAAATCACTTACCGAAAGACGTACACTAGTGTTTTCATTGCCACCAGTCACTTCTATACTGTTCGTATATGAAACCCCAGTTTCAAAAAAGTTGTCATTGTTGTCATATATCACATCACCTGGACCTGCTTCTGGCCCCCAAGACAACTGAGTACCTAGTGCAACATCATCGGCAGTAAAAAACAAACCGTCAGGCCCTGGATCTCCCAATGGAAGTGCTACACCATTATTTCCAGCTATGTATTTATCATTCATTTCAGGTAATTTATTGACCTGAGTAAACTCTACGCCTGTAGACACCTTTACTCCAAGTCCTTTCTCTCCCTTTCCACGCTTGGTAGTATAAATTATAGCTCCATTTCCAGCACGCTCTCCATACAAAGCTGCAGCCGCTGGTCCCTTAAGAATGGTAACAGATTCAATATCAGCTGGGTTAATATCCACTGCTCTGTTAGAGTTGTTTACACCTTGCAAATTTTCATTAAAAGGATAATCTCTAGGAGATGACTGTGTTGTGGAGTTATCAATTGGAATACCATCCACAATTATCAATGGCTGAGTAGCACCAGTCAAAGTAGCGGCACCTCTCAATAACACCTTGCTAGAAGCACCTGGTGTACCTGCAGAACTTGTGACCTGAACCCCAGGAGCCTTAGCTGCAAGAGACTGAATAATATCATCCTCACCAGATCTCACAAGATCGTCATTGTCCAAACTACTAACAGCATATCCCAAAGATCGTTTTTCTCTTGAAATACCTAATGCCGTTACAACTACCTCTGTCAATTGCTTGGCATCAGAAGCCATGGCTACATCAACTACTGATCTAGAACCTATCTCAACTTCTTGAGCTGCCATGCCTACGAATGTAAATACCAAAGTACCTCCATCTGATGGCACGCTTAATTTCCAATTTCCGTCAATGTCGGAAGTTGTACCAGTTGTTGTTCCCTTGAGTATAATGTTAGCTCCAGGGATTGATTCGCCTGTGTCATCGGTTACCTTACCAGACACGGTACGATCTTGTGCCCACGACTCTGTCACGAGTGCAGACAACAACATGAAACAAATAAGTAGAATCCTCTTCATATCGTATGTTTTAATTGTTAAAAAATGTTTAATAGTATGTTTTCTGAATCCAAACATATGGGTTTTCGTTTACTTTCACTAGTCTATACTAACAATTATTAGTTGGTGCGCATACTGTTTTTTTGCAGTATTTTAACTGTACGTAGAATCTTGTACTTAAAAGAGGTACATAACCCGAATAATCTACTTAATAAGTACCACATTACTGAATTATTAAATTAATCTTTGGAAACAACTACGTACTCCTACACTACTACTATTGTCCTATTTCAAGTACCAAAAACTCAATTCGTCGGTTTTTTGACATATCATTTGAGTCATTTTCAATTGTAAGAGGCTGACTTTCCCCATAACCTTTATAACTCAACTGGGTTGATCTGACTCCTTTATTTATTAGAAAATCATATACTGTCTTGGCGCGCTGTGTCGAGAGCTTCATGTTATAATTTTCCGATCCCTGTTGGTCACTGTGCCCAGCAATTTCCATCCTCACTTTAGGGTTGTTCTTTAGAAAGTAATAAACCACTCTCAACTCTGAAATAGACTCTGGTTTGAGATTAAAATCATCATGATCGAAGAAAATATTCCCTAATCTACTAGATGCACCCACTTTTATTGGTTGCATTTCGATGTTGAGCAGATTCTGATCAAAAGACTTGAGTTCGTTCAAAGTGAACGAAAAATCCATAAACATGTACCCCTCACATGTCACATACACCCCGTACCTGTACCCCTCTGTCAACACTAAGGTGTACTCTCCATTGGAGGCATCAGATTCAAGTTGTGAAAAATAATTTTCATCCGAAAGCTTATATACTTGAATCTTAGAAGCTAACGGGCGTTTGCTTTCTTTATCAACCACTGTCCCCTTCAAATACGCACTTTGACGAGTAACTTGAAAAGAATCGGGTAAATCAAAAGCATACAATTTGCTTTGAAAACCCCGCTTGGTCTCCTTCTCTATCGTGTACACGCCCGTCTTGCCGTCTGATGCTATATACAAAGAAACTTGATCATTCGCATCATTGAGAGGATATCCCAAATTGATTGGTACTTTCCAAAGAGAGTCTCTCTCAATTTCACTCATATATATATCCAATCCCCCCATTCCTTCCAGTCCATTGGAAGCAAAATAGATTGTTTCTCCATTGGCGTGTAAAAAAGGGCTTATTTCGTCCTTAGCCGTATTGATCCTTTTTCCTAGATTAAAAGCAGGCTGCCATTCTCCATTCCTATCCTTAGTCGATATCCAAAGATCCTTTCCACCCTGACCTCCACGACGATTGGACACAAAAAGAATGGTTCGACCATCAGCAGAGAGAGAGGGTTGTGCCTCCCATGCGGCCGAATTGATGTTTTTCCCGATATTCATGGGCTTGCTCCATACATCTCCTACCTTTTGTGCTGTATAAATATCACAACTACCGTACCCTCCTCGTCCATCACAGGATGTAAACACAAGTGTACGACCATCTGCAGAAACAGAAGCTGCCCCCTCATTGCCATCTGAGTTAATATTTCCAGAAATAGACTGTGGAATGGTCCAACCACCCGTCATACTATCTAGATCACAGTAATAGATATCCTCGTCATCTGAATTATTCAAACCTACCCTTCTCGTAAAATAGATCCGCTGATTATCCACAGACAAAGCTGGGAAGTACTGTAGTTGAAATGAGTTAACATGAGCAGGTAACTCTTGGATATTGTAGTCAAAAGGATGCTCTATCGCCTTCATCGCAAAACGACAATTAAAGATAAGTGACTTGGACAATTTTTCTTTTTCAGGATCATCAGGAACGGTTCTAAGATAATGCTCCAAATATGCTGCTGCGCTATCATACACTGACTGTCTATAAAACTGCTCTCCAATTGCCTGGTATGCATACTTCGACTTCTTGTAATCAGGATCAATCTGAATGGCCTTTTTGAAATATACAAATGATAGACTATCCCAACCCAATCTCGCACTGGCACTCCCCAAGGCCAACCATACTTCAATAAAATCTGGATCACGTTTGACAGCATCCTTGAGTGGCTCCATGGCCTCTCTGAACTGTGCACGTTTGAGTAGCTGTCGCGCCTCTTCATAGTCATTGAGAGCTCGCTTATCCTTCGTGTGATAGGAGGTGTATTGACTATATGTCAGGGGGATGGACATAAAAAGAAATACTGGTAGAAGCAAAATCCGCATAACAATAGATAATAAAATCAACCTGACCTATTACGTTCAGGTGTAAATACTGATGGTTCTAGATTGGCACAAAGGCATTATACGTGCCATTCAATGGTTGAAAATGTTTTGACATAAAATGACAATCATCTTAATTTTGACTATTTGCCACGTCATATCAACACTGGATTTTGAATCCAAAACTTAGAATAAAGTAAATGATTATCAGACGAAATCCTTAGGGTATGTTGAGATATTTGTGTGTTTGCAAAGAAATATTCCATTCTGGGTGTGCTTTTGCATAGTCGATGATTTGTGGGGTCATCTTTTCTGCCTTAGACCACTCAGGTTGCAAATATAGCTTGCACTGTTTGGGAACTAAACTTCTATGTTGCTCTGCAAATTCAAAATCTGACTGATTGAATACGATGGCTTTGAGCTCACTGGCATGAGCATAAATGGAAGTATCTGGTGTTTTGAACTTCTTAGGAGAAAAGCACACCCAATCCCAAACTCCCGTCACTGGATAAGCTCCTGAAGTCTCAATATTGAGCTGATAATTATGTCCCTTTAAAACAGTAGTCAACTCTTTCATGTCATACATGAGTGGTTCGCCACCCGTGATGACGATCATTCGACAAGGATACTCCTTTATTTGATCTATGATCTCGTCCACTGTAAAAAACGGATGATCTGCTTCGTTCCATGATTCTTTGACATCACACCAGACACAGCCCACGTCACAGCCTCCCAAACGGATGAAAATCGCGGGTGTACCCGCATAGTAGCCTTCCCCTTGAATAGAGTAGAATATCTCCATGATGGGGAGTTTGTTTGCTATTTTGGGAACGAAAGCCAAAATTACTTCAAGTTATTTTTGGCAGCTTGTAGTGTATTGATCATCAATGAAGCGATGGTCATTGGCCCCACTCCACCTGGTACGGGGGTTATATGACTTGTCAATGGAGCAACTTCCTCATAATCCACATCGCCAGACAATCTGAAACCAGACTTTTTACTGGGATCTTCGATACGAGTAGTTCCTACATCTATCACCACAGCACCTTCTTTGACCATGTTTTTGGTGACTAGACCAGGTTTACCTACTGCTACCACCAAGATATCCGCTTCGCGTGTATGGCTTGCCAGATCCTTGGTGTACTTGTGACATAGGGTGACTGTTGCATTGGCCTCATTGGACATCATCAGTGCCAGAGGAGCTCCAACCAATCTGCTCGCCCCTACTATTACACAGTTTTTTCCTTCCGTTTCAATCTCATACCTTTTGATTAGCTCCATCACGCCTAGTGGAGTAGCTGGCATTAACAAAGGCACTTTGGAAGTAATGCTGCCAAAATTTTCGTTGGTAAAGCCATCCACGTCTTTCTCTGGAGAGATACTCATGGTGATTTTTTCTACCGAAATATGAGCTGGCAAAGGTAGTTGTACAATGAATCCGTCAATATCTGTGTCGGCATTCAACTGATCCACATGTTTCAACAGTTTGTCTTCTGAAATCGTACCCGCAAACTGCATCAAGGTGTAATCAAAACCCACCGCTTTGCAAGCGGTGATTTTTCCTCCCACATAGGTATGGCTCGCACCATCATCTCCCACGATGATGATTGCCAAATGTGGTGCGCGTTTCCCTTCATTCTTGAGTGCTTCGACTTGTAGTTTGATTTCGTCACGGATATCTGAGGATATCTTCTTTCCGTCTATGATGGTAGGCATATTTAATCCAGTTTTAGTACTGCCATAAATGCATCCTGTGGTATCTCTACGTTACCCACCTGACGCATACGTTTCTTTCCTTTTTTCTGCTTGTCAAGCAATTTTCTCTTACGAGAGATATCCCCTCCATAACACTTAGCCAAGACGTTTTTACGCATGGCTTTCACAGTCTCTCTGGCGATGATCTTGGTACCAATAGAAGCTTGAATGGCAATCTCAAACATCTGTCTTGGCAATAATTCCTTTAGCTTTTCGCAAAGGCGCTTGCCCCACTCGTAAGCTTTGTCTCTATGAACCACAGCAGACAAAGCGTCCACGGGCTCACCATTGAGCATAATATCTAGTTTGACCATCTTGGAGACTTTCATTCCGATGAGTTCATAATCCAAAGAAGCGTAACCTCTTGAAATGGTCTTTAATTTGTCAAAGAAGTCAAACACAATCTCAGACAGTGGCAACTCAAAAGACAATTCCACTCTATCTGATGTCAAGTACACTTGATTTTGGATCGTCCCTCTTTTGTCCATGCAAAGGGAAATAATAGGGCCTACAAATTCTGACTTGGAAATGATCTGGGCGCGAATGAAGGGCTCTTCGATGTGTGTAACCCGAGTAGGATCTGGCATTTCGGATGGCGCATTGATATTTTGTACAGACCCGTCCGACATTTGGGCTTTGAACTGAACTGATGGCACAGTCGTGATCACCGTCATGTCAAACTCACGCTCCAAACGCTCCTGCACAATCTCCATGTGTAGCATCCCCAAGAATCCACAACGGAATCCAAACCCTAGGGCAGCGGAAGTCTCAGGTTCCCATACAAGAGAGGCGTCATTGAGTTGGAGTTTTTCCATCGAGGCACGAAGCTCCTCGTACTCTGTGGTGTCTACTGGATAGATACCTGCAAAAACCATTGGTTTCACATCTTCAAAACCTTTGATCATCTGCTGAGTTGGGCGATGTACGTGAGTGATCGTATCCCCTACCTTGACCTCTTTGGCTACCTTGATCCCAGAGATGAGATACCCAACATCCCCTGTTTTAATCTCAGGCATGGGGATTTGTTCCAGACCCAAAATACCGATTTCATCCGCTTCATAGGTCTTCCCTGTCGCTACAAATTTTACTTTGTCACCTTTTTTGATCGAGCCATTAAATACTCTAAATATTACTTCGATCCCTCTGAAAGAATTGAATACCGAATCAAAAATCATGGCTTGCAATGGCTCCTCAGGGTCTCCCTTTGGTGCGGGTATTCTCTTTACGATCGCTTCTAGGATATCATCAACCCCTACTCCTGTCTTACCACTAGCATGGATGATGTCCTCTGCATCACAGCCAATCAAATCAATGATTTGATCAGATACCTCATCAGGCATAGCGCCTGGCAAGTCAATTTTATTGAGAACAGGAATAATCTCCAAGTCATGTTCCAAAGCCAAATACAGGTTGGAAATCGTCTGTGCTTCGATCCCTTGAGACGCATCAACGATCAACAATGCCCCCTCACATGCCGCGATAGAACGCGACACCTCGTAAGAGAAATCCACGTGACCAGGCGTATCTATCAGGTTGAGAGTATAGTCCTTACCCTCATGTTTGTATTTCATCTGAATCGCATGACTCTTGATGGTAATACCTCTTTCACGCTCCAAATCCATGTTGTCGAGCAATTGCTCCTGCATGTCTCTGCCCGTCACTGTACCTGTATTTTGAAGCAACCGATCGGCCAATGTACTCTTGCCGTGATCGATATGTGCTATGATGCAAAAATTCCGTAGATGATCCATTTTTCTAAAAAAGAAGGCAAAAATAGATAAATAAAATTTCACATTTGCATAAAAAATAATCTACCGTCAACTGCCCGTTTCTGATTTATGACCTGAGCATGAGACGACTGGCACAGTGTCAAATATTTATGGAGCAATCACAAAACATCACCGAGCACATCATCAACCTCTACCGCAAAGAAGATCTCATGCGAGCCTATCAATTTGATTTGGAGAAATTCGGGAACCAGGTGATCAATTTCTTTCCTATCTCTCCCAAAGAAAAACTCGCTGAAGTAAATCACTACGAGGAATTCATGCAAAAAATGAAGGAGCAAGGGATCGAACAATCAGGCCATCTGACTGAAGTCAATGAAATCGTAGCACAACTAGACCATCTCCATGAAGAGCTCAAATCCTCTGACGAAAACTACAACCACGTATATCTTAAAACCAAAGCCTACATCGACGAAAATATGGAGGTAGCCAAAGGCAGCATCACAAGCGAAATACAAATATGCCTCAATGGCATCTATGGCTTTCTACTCCTCAAAATAGAAGAACGTCCCATCAAGCCTGAAGAGCAAGCCATGATCGATCAATTTGGCAACCTCCTCTCGCTACTCAGCTACAAGTACAGCGAACGAAAAAACATGAACTAACAAAACGCAGGTATTACATCAGCAAAAACGATGATCCATACATTGACATATTAACGAAGTGTACCTAACTTCCCATCTCAAATCAAACCTAACTAATCATGCCGAATCCCAACCTTCATCATACGATACCTGTATTGTTGCTTTTCACTTTGTTGCTCAGCTCATCTTGCAAGGAAGACGAGGTGCGAAAAGGAGCAGAAATCATCACCAAAGAAATTTTAGGCTGTACCAACCCTCTATCCGAGTCCTATGATCCAAAAGCAACTACCAATGATGGCAGTTGTGCCGCTACAGACTGCTCTACTTGCAATTTTTTTATCTCAGGTGATGTCTTTGGTTTTGATGGTGTCAAGAAAGGTGTAAAACCTGGAGACATTATATGTCTAGACGGAACAGTGACCTACAAAGAACCCCTATCTCTCAGCAACATTGTAGGTACTGCGGACAACCCAGTATTGATTATCAACTGTGGCGGCCAAGCTGTCATCGATATGTCTAGTAAAAATGCTTCCTATGCCATCAGAACCAGTGGAAGCAAGTACTTCCGTATCTCGGGTGCTGGATCCAATGATCACGAATATGGAATTGTGTTAAGTAACACCAAATCTTTAGGAATAAGTTTGGATGGATTAAGTAGCAATTTTGAAGTCGATCACTTAGAAATTTTTGAAATTGGTTTTGCTGGAATCATGAGTAAAACTGATCCCAGCTGCGACGCTGCTACCCAAAGAGACAATTTCGTCATGCAAGATATTTCTATCCATGACAACTATGTCCATGATACAGGAGGCGAAGGATTATACATTGGCAACTCTTTTTACGAAAAAGGGCGTAACCTCACTGATTGCGGCACGGTCTTTCCTCACGACATCAAAGGTGCGGATATTTACAGAAACAAAGTCATCAATGCTGGTTGGGAAGCCATCCAAGTGGGTTGTGGTGTGGAAGGTGTCAAAATTCACGACAACTACATAGAAAACTACGGTACTGAAAATGAGACCTACCAAAACAATGGACTCCAAATCGGTGAAGGAACGGGTGGGCTGCTATACAATAACTACATAGCCAAAGGACCAGGAAATGGTGTAATCATGCTCGGGTTAGGTGACAACATCATGTTCAACAATGTGATTGTAAACGCTGGAGAGAGCGGTGTATTCTGCGATGAACGATATACACCAGGAGACGGTTTTAGTTTCATCAACAATACCATCATCAATCCAGAAGAGAATGGAATTGTCATCTACGCTGAAAAAGTACCTTTGAATCATGTCATCAACAACGTCATTGTTAATCCCGGTGCTTATAAAAGTGAGCCAGAAAAGGCATACATCAAAAAACTCAACAACGATGTAAAAATAGACATAGCAGCGAATTTCTTTACTCAAGATATTGCAGCGGCAGGGTTTGAAGCAGATGGATATCTATTAAGTGCTGATTCTGAATTGATCGACACGGGTGAGGATGTCTCTGATTTTGGAGTGACATTTGATTTCATCGGTACAGATCGACCATCTGGGACAGGATTCGATCCTGGTGCATACGAATACAAACAATAAGTGATAGAAAAAAATGATACTTGCTATCTCGGGTAGCTCCAGAAAAAATCATCCAATGGGGCTATTCTTCAATGCCCTAGCAATTGCTAATGTTTCCTAAAACTGTCCCGTCCCCAGCATGACTAGCGTACATGCTTCGATAGTCTCAATGCCTTTAGCCTGAGCAGCACTCGCCAATGCTTCATTTTCTGTGCCTGGATTGAAAATAATGCGCTTAGGATTCAGACTGAGGATGTAATCCTGCCACTCATCCAAGTTGTCCGAACCAATGTAAAGGGTCACTGTATCAACACCCTCTATGTCAGGTTTGTTTCTCAAATTCTGAAACGGCTCACCAAACAACTCACCCTTTTTGATGGATAGTAGTTTGATTGGATGTCCATGCTGATGCAATCGATCAGCTGCCATATATGCATAACGTGTCGGGTTTGTACTTGCCCCTAATACCGCCGTAAGTTTCTTCTCGTTCTTCATAAGTCTGTTGTTGACCGTTAACAGTCAACCATATTTTTCTTTGTCTAGCGTCTAAAATCTAGCATCTAATATCTAAATACGCTTCAATCAACTTCTCGGCGCATTTCTCTCCATCTATGGCTGCTGACATGATGCCTCCTGCATAGCCTGCTCCCTCCCCACAAGGAAACAGCCTCTTGACCTCAACGTGTTCCAGCGTCTCACGGTTTCTAGGCACGTGTACTGGAGACGACGTTCGACTCTCTACTCCTAAGACTTGCGCCTCGTTGGTATAATAACCCTTCGACTTTCGTCCAAAACTTTTGAATCCATCGACTAACCTTAGGTAAATAGATTCTGGCAAAAATTCCTTCATATTGACCGAAGCTAGTCCTGGTTGGTATGAACAATCAGGGAGATTGGTAGAAATACGTCCTTTCACAAAGTCGACCAATCGCTGAGCGGGAGCAGTCTGAGTTCCTCCTGCAGCTAGACACGCATTCTGTTCTACTTCCGCTTGGAATGCCAACGCTTTGAAATCACCTTCCTCTTCATAAGCTTGTAGATCTTCGTTTTCTACAGCCACGACGATCCCAGAGTTGGCAAATTTGGAATCTCTCTTGGATGGACTCATACCGTTCACGACGATTTCCCCATCGGCAGTAGCTGCCGGCACGATGAATCCTCCAGGACACATACAGAAAGAAAATACTCCTCGCTGTTTGCCCTCAAACTGTGTCTGAGTGGCCAAACTATAGGCCGCTGCAGGTAAAAACTCTCCTCTGCTATCACAGTGGTATTGTATCTGATCAATAATTGTCTGTGGATGCTCCACTCTTAACCCCAAAGCAAAGGGCTTGGACTCGATTTTGATCCCTGATTTTTGGAGTAGCCTGAATATATCTCGGGCAGAATGTCCCGTAGCAAGGATCACTCCGATTCCCTCTACGATACTGCCATCTTGGATTTTGACACCCTTTATTTCTTGATTTTGGATCACAAAATCCTCTACACGGGTATTGAAATGGATCTTTCCTCCTCTGCTCAAAATCGTCTCTCGCATATCTGCGATCACCTTGGGCAGCTTGTTGGTACCGATATGAGGATGCGTATCGACGAGAATATTCTCATCCGATCCATGTGCAACCAATATCTCTAAGATACGCGTCACATCCCCGCGCTTTTTGGATCGAGTATAGAGTTTTCCATCAGAGTAGGTACCTGCTCCACCCTCTCCAAAACAGTAGTTGGAATCAGGATTGACTTTGTGCTCTTTGTTGATAGCAGCTAGGTCTCTGCGTCTCTCTTGGACATCCTTGCCCCGCTCCAACACAATAGGCTTGGCTCCCAACTCGATACACCGCAGCGCGGCAAACAATCCCGCAGGTCCCGCACCGATTATCACTACTTCTGGTTTATTCGCCACATGATTGGTCGGTTTTTCATAGAGAAAAGGTCTGGGATTTTCTCCTTTTTCCGACAATCCTATCTCTACCTCTACAGAGACTCTTTTGCTGCGTGCATCAATGGATCGCTTCAGCAACTTCCATTGCGCTGTGTCGCCCAATTTGGCATGCACAAAGGCTGCAAAACTCGCCTCATCCAGAGCAATCTCTGGTTTCAATCTATATCTTAGAATCTTCGTCATGTTTTATCTGACAGGGCTATTGACTTGAAACTTTTTGAATCCCAGATAGCCTATGTTAATACCAAAAAAAATAGGCACATACACGCCTGTACTTGGGACAGTCGAAAAAACAGCATCATAACTATTTCCCGAATATCCGTCTTTTATGTTCCTATACCCTACCCCCAGACCAAAGTACACATCGAGGGTAAAACCAGCATTGCCAGGGTTGGCCATCCAACGATCCCCCACCAAGACCCCATAATATGCACTGATCTCCTGCTGGGTAACTGTCTCCAATGCTGTTGGCTGGTTTATACTATTGGTGCGTGCAGAATGCTTGTCTACATCTACCCCAACCTCATGCCCAAAATAAATCATCCCATGTGGCTGATCTCTACGATAAAACTTCTGTTTGAACTGTAGGGTGTGTCCCTCGCTAAACACCTCGTTGGTATCGAGTCCCTCGCGTGTAGCATAAAACGGACTCCTATGATACATGTACAACAGCTCATATCCCAATCTCTCCTGAAGGTAGTACTCAACCGAAAATGGGGCATAACCTACCAGTGTCAGCAATGGATTGGTCGCCAAGATCACACCTTTGTACTCGTTGACCACTGGCGTAAAGGTCCTGGATTTTTTACGAACCGAACGGTACTCTGGCTTTTCATAATCTTCATAGTTCCTACCGTCATTGAGTCTCTCTTCGGTCAAGAATACAGGATTGTCATCTTGGTAGACGGGGTGGTATTTCCCAGCGACTTCTCCATTTTTTTTGTACAGTGTCCATTCACCTATCCTGCGTCCTCCTTCAATTTTTCCAGTCATCTTGAGACTACCATCTAGGTAATAGCCTTTGTATCTACCCATTCCCTCTACAAAATCTGCTTCCCCTTCTATGTTGCCTTCTTCGTCAAAGTATGTCCAGTGTCCGTCATTGAGATCGTCTTTGAAATGTCCATTCATTTTGAGCTTGCCACTGATGTAATACTCGTTGTATTCGCCAGTACCATTGTCAAACTCACCGATCCCTTTCATCTCACCTGTCTCATAAAACATCTTCCAATAACCATCCTTTTGACTATCCTTTTGCAAACCTTCGGCACTTTTGGCACCATTTTCATAATAGTATATCCAGTTACCCAGCGTTTTACCCTCTACATAGCCCCCTTCTGCTGATACCTCTCCGCTTTTGAAAAAATACTTCCAAGGCCCAGTTTTCAACCCTTGTTTGTAGTAGCCCTCTGCCATTTTTTCTCCAGATTCGAAATAATAGGTCCAAAGACTGTCACTTTTTCCATTGCGATTGAGCCCTTCCATTTTGAGTGTACCTGAGAGGTAATAC is part of the Reichenbachiella agarivorans genome and harbors:
- a CDS encoding NAD(P)/FAD-dependent oxidoreductase, with translation MTKILRYRLKPEIALDEASFAAFVHAKLGDTAQWKLLKRSIDARSKRVSVEVEIGLSEKGENPRPFLYEKPTNHVANKPEVVIIGAGPAGLFAALRCIELGAKPIVLERGKDVQERRRDLAAINKEHKVNPDSNYCFGEGGAGTYSDGKLYTRSKKRGDVTRILEILVAHGSDENILVDTHPHIGTNKLPKVIADMRETILSRGGKIHFNTRVEDFVIQNQEIKGVKIQDGSIVEGIGVILATGHSARDIFRLLQKSGIKIESKPFALGLRVEHPQTIIDQIQYHCDSRGEFLPAAAYSLATQTQFEGKQRGVFSFCMCPGGFIVPAATADGEIVVNGMSPSKRDSKFANSGIVVAVENEDLQAYEEEGDFKALAFQAEVEQNACLAAGGTQTAPAQRLVDFVKGRISTNLPDCSYQPGLASVNMKEFLPESIYLRLVDGFKSFGRKSKGYYTNEAQVLGVESRTSSPVHVPRNRETLEHVEVKRLFPCGEGAGYAGGIMSAAIDGEKCAEKLIEAYLDIRC
- a CDS encoding toxin-antitoxin system YwqK family antitoxin, which gives rise to MKYSIVLLGCLLMTFHGYGQGVERRTYYDQAKSVLKEVFYVNDTLENLLNGPYRSYYLSGKMKSEGEYLYNRATGDWVYYFENGNIRNTGSFYRGKSVGIWTYYFENGRKRSEGILDDNERAGTWTFYFEDGGLKSEGDYTAGVREGMWNFYYEEGSLKAKSYFKNGKGQYKEYYLSGTLKMEGLNRNGKSDSLWTYYFESGEKMAEGYYKQGLKTGPWKYFFKSGEVSAEGGYVEGKTLGNWIYYYENGAKSAEGLQKDSQKDGYWKMFYETGEMKGIGEFDNGTGEYNEYYISGKLKMNGHFKDDLNDGHWTYFDEEGNIEGEADFVEGMGRYKGYYLDGSLKMTGKIEGGRRIGEWTLYKKNGEVAGKYHPVYQDDNPVFLTEERLNDGRNYEDYEKPEYRSVRKKSRTFTPVVNEYKGVILATNPLLTLVGYAPFSVEYYLQERLGYELLYMYHRSPFYATREGLDTNEVFSEGHTLQFKQKFYRRDQPHGMIYFGHEVGVDVDKHSARTNSINQPTALETVTQQEISAYYGVLVGDRWMANPGNAGFTLDVYFGLGVGYRNIKDGYSGNSYDAVFSTVPSTGVYVPIFFGINIGYLGFKKFQVNSPVR